The Kaistia defluvii genome has a segment encoding these proteins:
- a CDS encoding cupin domain-containing protein: MLGWAPRLVLVSWLHRVGEGRLPKLDMTLWRTGAGEINPVFQNSTGPFAELVLGDQAALTQFGVRIERLPPGSQSSERHWHQAEDELVYVLSGELVLVEDEEQLLRAGEAAAWPAGKPVAHCLVNRSEADATFLVIGTRSPTDIVTYPEHGLRLIRNGSERRHEPISPTEPS; the protein is encoded by the coding sequence ATGCTTGGATGGGCGCCGCGCCTCGTCCTAGTCTCGTGGCTCCACAGGGTAGGGGAGGGACGGTTGCCAAAGCTTGACATGACGCTCTGGAGGACCGGAGCGGGCGAGATCAATCCCGTTTTCCAGAACTCCACGGGGCCGTTCGCAGAACTCGTTCTCGGGGATCAGGCCGCGCTTACGCAATTCGGGGTCCGGATCGAGCGTCTGCCGCCGGGATCGCAATCTTCCGAGCGCCATTGGCACCAGGCCGAAGATGAACTCGTCTATGTTCTTTCCGGAGAATTGGTGCTTGTCGAAGACGAGGAACAGTTGCTGCGCGCTGGCGAGGCTGCCGCCTGGCCGGCGGGAAAGCCGGTCGCGCATTGCCTGGTCAATCGCTCCGAGGCGGACGCGACCTTCCTGGTCATCGGGACGCGCAGCCCGACCGACATCGTCACCTATCCCGAGCACGGCCTGCGCCTCATCCGGAATGGATCGGAGCGGCGTCACGAACCGATCTCACCGACCGAGCCTTCCTGA
- a CDS encoding DoxX family protein, with protein MTFAVTLILIGRVILGLFFIIAGIRNFLNFAKASASETNYGFKLPAPLVALGFASQLVGGLSVALGILPAWGAALLILFLIAATALFHNFVLFQGEARKPHLYFTLVNCALVGYCLMVIGLSV; from the coding sequence ATGACGTTCGCCGTTACTCTGATCCTGATCGGCCGGGTTATTCTTGGCCTGTTCTTCATTATTGCGGGCATCCGCAACTTCCTGAATTTTGCCAAGGCCAGCGCCTCCGAAACCAATTACGGCTTCAAGCTGCCGGCGCCGCTGGTGGCGCTGGGCTTCGCCTCGCAGCTGGTCGGCGGCCTTTCCGTCGCGCTTGGCATTCTGCCTGCCTGGGGCGCCGCGCTGCTGATCCTTTTCCTGATCGCCGCCACCGCATTGTTCCATAATTTCGTGCTGTTCCAGGGCGAGGCGCGCAAGCCGCACCTCTATTTCACGCTCGTGAACTGCGCGCTGGTCGGCTACTGCCTGATGGTCATCGGCCTCTCCGTCTGA
- a CDS encoding DUF2165 family protein, with protein sequence MQITRLSKTALVASIAFFATLVAFGNITDYGSNFEFVRHVLLMDTIFPNATIHYRAITSPTLHHAFYILIIAAETLTAILCWIGTFAMLGRLGADARAFNRSKKWAIGGLAFGFLVWQVAFLSIGGEWFGMWMSQTWNGIESAFRFFITIITVLIFVSMPDTELND encoded by the coding sequence ATGCAGATCACCCGGCTGAGCAAGACGGCGCTTGTCGCTTCGATTGCCTTCTTCGCGACGCTGGTCGCGTTCGGCAACATCACCGACTACGGGTCCAACTTCGAGTTCGTGCGCCACGTGCTGCTGATGGACACGATCTTCCCGAACGCGACGATTCACTATCGCGCCATCACGAGCCCGACGCTGCACCACGCATTCTACATTCTGATCATCGCGGCGGAGACGCTGACGGCGATCCTGTGCTGGATCGGCACCTTCGCCATGCTCGGACGTCTCGGCGCCGACGCCCGCGCGTTCAATCGCTCGAAGAAGTGGGCGATCGGCGGTCTCGCCTTCGGCTTCCTGGTCTGGCAGGTAGCGTTCCTGTCGATCGGCGGCGAATGGTTCGGGATGTGGATGTCGCAGACCTGGAACGGCATCGAATCGGCCTTCCGCTTCTTCATCACGATCATCACCGTGCTGATCTTCGTCTCGATGCCGGATACCGAACTGAACGACTGA
- a CDS encoding SDR family oxidoreductase has protein sequence MLKGKVALVAGATRGAGRGIAAELGAAGATVYVSGRTTRDRPSEYQRPETIEETAELVSALGGRGIAVPTDHLVPEQVQALVERIRRDEGRLDILVNDIWGGEKLFEWNKPVWEHGLDNGLRLLRLGIDTHLITAHFALPLLIAQPGGLLVEVTDGTADYNATHYRLSPFYDLAKTAVNRMAWAHAKDLAPHGATSVSLTPGWLRSEMMLEAFGVREANWRDALDDQPHFVISETPRFVGRAVAALAADPDRARWNGQSLSSGGLAQVYGFTDLDGSRPDAWRYLVGVQEADQPADATGYR, from the coding sequence ATGTTGAAAGGGAAAGTCGCGCTTGTCGCCGGCGCAACGCGGGGCGCTGGCCGTGGAATCGCTGCCGAACTCGGCGCGGCCGGAGCCACCGTCTATGTCAGTGGACGCACGACGCGCGACCGGCCGTCCGAATATCAGCGGCCCGAGACGATCGAGGAGACCGCAGAGCTTGTGAGCGCGCTTGGCGGCCGCGGCATCGCCGTGCCGACCGATCACCTGGTACCGGAGCAGGTGCAGGCGCTGGTCGAACGCATCCGTCGCGACGAGGGCCGGCTGGATATCCTCGTCAACGACATCTGGGGTGGTGAAAAGCTCTTCGAATGGAACAAGCCGGTCTGGGAGCACGGGCTGGACAATGGCCTGCGCCTGCTTCGGCTCGGCATCGACACGCATCTGATCACGGCCCATTTCGCACTGCCGCTCCTCATCGCCCAACCCGGCGGCCTGCTCGTCGAGGTGACCGACGGCACCGCGGACTACAACGCGACGCATTACCGGCTCTCGCCCTTCTACGACCTTGCCAAGACGGCTGTGAACCGCATGGCCTGGGCGCATGCCAAGGACCTGGCGCCCCATGGCGCGACGTCCGTGTCACTGACGCCCGGTTGGCTGCGCTCGGAAATGATGCTGGAGGCGTTTGGCGTCCGCGAGGCGAACTGGCGCGACGCGCTCGATGACCAGCCGCATTTCGTGATCTCGGAAACGCCGCGCTTCGTCGGCCGCGCCGTCGCCGCGCTTGCCGCCGACCCGGACCGCGCCCGCTGGAACGGCCAATCGCTCTCCAGCGGCGGCCTCGCGCAGGTCTATGGCTTCACCGATCTCGACGGTTCGCGACCCGATGCCTGGCGCTATCTCGTCGGAGTGCAGGAAGCCGACCAACCCGCCGACGCAACCGGCTATCGCTAG
- a CDS encoding TetR/AcrR family transcriptional regulator, whose product MARTKSMPDETVLEAALAIIQQQGPEGLTFESLGRASGLAGSTLVQRFGSKAALKQAALLHAWDGLDARTATLAAAVPKNPAGAIALLVGLSDYGEIDAYAEGLLILREDLRDPQLRARGAKWKAELAGILDACFAETPHAPADIGLLMAAQWQGSLLWWSFDPQGSVTQHVQHSLVRFVAVLLAAEPGSSR is encoded by the coding sequence ATGGCGCGCACGAAGTCGATGCCTGACGAGACCGTGCTGGAAGCGGCCCTCGCCATCATCCAGCAGCAGGGCCCGGAGGGTCTAACCTTCGAATCGCTCGGCCGCGCGTCTGGGCTGGCGGGGTCGACGCTGGTGCAGCGTTTCGGCAGCAAGGCGGCCTTGAAGCAGGCGGCGCTGCTGCATGCGTGGGATGGGCTCGACGCCCGGACGGCGACGCTTGCCGCCGCCGTGCCGAAGAATCCTGCCGGGGCTATCGCGCTCCTCGTCGGACTGTCCGACTATGGCGAGATCGATGCCTATGCCGAGGGGCTGTTGATCCTGCGCGAGGATCTGCGCGATCCGCAACTGCGGGCGCGCGGTGCCAAATGGAAGGCGGAACTCGCCGGAATACTCGATGCCTGCTTCGCGGAAACGCCGCACGCCCCGGCCGATATCGGCCTGCTGATGGCGGCGCAGTGGCAGGGCTCGCTGCTCTGGTGGAGCTTCGATCCGCAGGGCAGCGTCACCCAGCACGTGCAGCACAGCCTGGTCCGCTTCGTCGCGGTGCTGCTGGCTGCCGAGCCGGGCTCGTCCCGCTGA